A genomic window from Streptomyces mirabilis includes:
- a CDS encoding MFS transporter produces MTHTTTDQPTRRPGGAIVPVLAFAGIVVAVMQTLLVPVIKDLPELLGTAPSNATWVMTSTLLAGAVATPIMGRLGDLYGKRRMLLASLSVMVVGSLIAGFTSTLLVMIVGRALQGFAMGAIPLGIGLMRDMLPREKLGEAMALMSSSIGVGGGLALPVAALVAQHADWHALFFLAAGLGAVAIVLTLVAVPESPMRAEGTFDGLGAAGLSAGLVLFLLPITKGSDWGWTSTTTLGLFAASAVVLLLWGVMELRVKAPLVDLRTTARRSVLFTNLASIMVGVSFYVVSLVLPQLLQLPKATGYGLGQSMVVAGLCVAPLGLTMMFTAPVYARISAKYGPKVTLILGMLIIAIGYGAGLGLMSAAWQTIVISVVLGAGIGLAYSSLPALIVGSVPASETGAANGLNTLMRSIGTSVSSAVIGMVLANTANNVGGLEVPTMHGFRVSFLIATGAVAIGLLFALLLPGRRPATKPQLRASSEEDAALERAQEVLRGFRGRVLDADGGTVARAKVTLIDRRGRQAGATLSEADGSYVLAVPAEGAYVLAARAPGHGPLASSATHSGDDRPVELDLALPSETVPAQA; encoded by the coding sequence ATGACGCACACGACGACCGACCAGCCCACCCGGAGGCCCGGCGGCGCGATCGTGCCGGTGCTGGCCTTCGCGGGCATCGTTGTCGCGGTGATGCAGACCCTGCTCGTTCCGGTCATCAAGGACCTGCCGGAGCTGCTGGGCACCGCACCCAGCAACGCCACCTGGGTGATGACCTCGACGCTGCTCGCGGGAGCCGTGGCCACGCCGATCATGGGTCGGCTCGGTGACCTCTACGGCAAGCGGCGGATGCTGCTCGCGAGCCTGTCCGTGATGGTCGTCGGCTCGCTCATAGCCGGTTTCACCAGCACACTGCTGGTGATGATCGTCGGCCGCGCCCTGCAGGGCTTCGCCATGGGCGCGATCCCGCTCGGCATCGGCCTGATGCGGGACATGCTGCCCCGCGAGAAGCTCGGCGAGGCGATGGCCCTCATGAGCTCCTCCATCGGCGTCGGCGGCGGACTCGCGCTGCCGGTCGCGGCCCTGGTCGCGCAGCACGCCGACTGGCACGCCCTCTTCTTCCTCGCCGCCGGTCTCGGCGCCGTCGCGATCGTCCTGACCCTCGTCGCCGTCCCGGAGTCCCCGATGCGCGCCGAGGGCACCTTCGACGGACTGGGCGCGGCGGGCCTGTCCGCGGGCCTCGTCCTCTTCCTGCTGCCGATCACCAAGGGCAGCGACTGGGGCTGGACCTCGACCACCACGCTCGGCCTGTTCGCCGCGTCGGCCGTCGTCCTGCTCCTGTGGGGCGTGATGGAACTGCGCGTGAAGGCGCCGCTGGTCGACCTGCGCACCACCGCCCGCCGCTCGGTGCTCTTCACCAACCTCGCCTCGATCATGGTCGGCGTCTCCTTCTACGTCGTCTCGCTCGTCCTGCCGCAGCTGCTCCAGCTGCCGAAGGCCACCGGCTACGGCCTCGGCCAGTCGATGGTGGTCGCGGGTCTGTGCGTGGCGCCGCTCGGCCTGACGATGATGTTCACCGCGCCGGTCTACGCCCGGATCTCCGCGAAGTACGGCCCCAAGGTCACCCTGATCCTCGGCATGCTGATCATCGCGATCGGCTACGGCGCCGGCCTCGGTCTGATGAGCGCCGCCTGGCAGACCATCGTGATCTCGGTGGTCCTGGGCGCGGGCATCGGCCTCGCCTACTCCTCGCTGCCCGCGCTGATCGTCGGCTCCGTCCCGGCCTCGGAGACGGGCGCGGCCAACGGCCTCAACACCCTGATGCGCTCGATCGGCACGTCGGTCTCCAGCGCCGTCATCGGCATGGTGCTCGCCAACACCGCGAACAACGTCGGCGGCCTCGAGGTCCCCACCATGCACGGTTTCCGGGTCTCCTTCCTGATCGCCACCGGCGCGGTCGCCATCGGTCTGCTCTTCGCCCTGCTGCTGCCGGGCCGGCGCCCGGCGACCAAGCCGCAGCTGCGCGCGAGCAGCGAGGAGGACGCGGCCCTGGAGCGCGCCCAGGAGGTGCTCCGCGGCTTCCGCGGCCGGGTGCTGGACGCCGACGGCGGCACGGTCGCCCGCGCCAAGGTCACCCTGATCGACCGGCGCGGTCGCCAGGCGGGCGCCACGCTCTCCGAGGCGGACGGCAGCTATGTGCTCGCCGTGCCCGCCGAGGGCGCGTACGTCCTCGCCGCCAGGGCACCGGGCCACGGCCCGCTCGCCTCCTCGGCGACCCACTCCGGCGACGACCGCCCCGTGGAGCTGGACCTCGCACTGCCGAGCGAGACCGTCCCGGCCCAGGCCTGA
- a CDS encoding N-acetylmuramoyl-L-alanine amidase, whose product MSYVGPDFDPPGPRRSRRGPMTVAVAALVPGALVGWLVWQAVGDSGGGGSTSATSTTSSGAPGASSAAPGSASAAARTPSASGTDDGKPPSSTFSGPATPSASDLPAAAGPLKGKVVVIDPGHNPGNFQHSADINRKVDIGTNWKECDTTGTSTNAGYTEARFTLDVARRLRTLLQQEGATVKFTQDGDRSWGPCVDERARIGNDAHADAVVSVHADGSAAGNRGFHVILPASVHSGGADTRAIVAPSRDLGERIAGNFVRDTGSAPSNYIGGGTGLDVRSDLGGLNLSTVPKVFIECGNMRDSKDAALLTSGAWRQKAARGISEGIVSFLRG is encoded by the coding sequence GTGTCGTACGTAGGTCCTGACTTCGATCCTCCCGGCCCTCGCCGCTCCCGGCGTGGACCGATGACGGTGGCGGTCGCCGCGCTGGTGCCGGGTGCGCTGGTGGGGTGGCTGGTGTGGCAGGCGGTGGGTGACTCGGGCGGCGGGGGCAGTACGTCCGCCACGTCGACGACCTCCTCCGGCGCACCCGGGGCTTCCTCCGCGGCACCCGGATCCGCCTCCGCCGCGGCGCGGACACCGAGCGCGTCCGGGACGGACGACGGGAAGCCGCCGAGCTCGACCTTCTCCGGCCCCGCCACTCCCTCGGCCTCGGACCTGCCCGCCGCCGCGGGACCCCTCAAGGGCAAGGTCGTCGTCATCGACCCGGGCCACAACCCCGGCAACTTCCAGCACTCGGCCGACATCAACCGCAAGGTGGACATCGGCACCAACTGGAAGGAGTGCGACACGACCGGCACGTCGACCAACGCGGGTTACACGGAAGCCCGGTTCACGCTCGACGTCGCCCGCCGGCTGCGTACGCTCCTGCAACAGGAGGGCGCCACGGTGAAGTTCACCCAGGACGGCGACCGTTCCTGGGGCCCGTGCGTCGACGAGCGGGCCCGCATCGGCAACGACGCGCACGCCGACGCGGTCGTCTCCGTCCACGCGGACGGCTCCGCGGCCGGCAACCGCGGCTTCCACGTCATCCTTCCCGCGTCCGTCCACTCCGGCGGCGCCGACACCCGCGCGATCGTCGCCCCCTCCCGCGATCTCGGCGAGCGCATCGCGGGCAACTTCGTCCGCGACACCGGCAGCGCGCCCTCCAACTACATCGGCGGCGGCACCGGACTCGACGTCCGCAGTGATCTCGGCGGTCTCAATCTGTCAACGGTTCCCAAGGTGTTCATCGAGTGCGGCAACATGCGCGATAGCAAGGACGCTGCGTTGCTGACCAGTGGCGCATGGCGGCAGAAGGCGGCGCGTGGGATCTCTGAGGGAATCGTGAGTTTCCTGCGCGGGTAG
- a CDS encoding class I SAM-dependent methyltransferase yields the protein MQDPTPAAPKPEILAAFEAAKGFMPLREGLALYDAAAEAGRLGLPLLEVGTYCGRSTILLADAARAAGVTAITVDHHRGSEEQQPGWEYHDPATVDPEIGRMDTLPTFRRTLHNAGLEDQVVAMVGRSPQIAAFWRTPLGLVFIDGGHTDEHASGDYEGWAPHVAEGGLLLIHDVFPDPADEFTGQAPYRVYLRALESGAFTEVSATDSLRVLRRTGAGI from the coding sequence ATGCAGGACCCCACGCCCGCGGCACCCAAGCCGGAGATCCTGGCCGCCTTCGAGGCCGCGAAGGGGTTCATGCCGCTCCGTGAGGGACTCGCGCTGTACGACGCCGCGGCCGAGGCGGGCCGGCTCGGACTGCCCCTGCTGGAGGTCGGCACGTACTGCGGGCGCTCCACGATCCTGCTCGCGGACGCGGCGCGCGCGGCCGGGGTGACGGCGATCACCGTCGACCACCACCGGGGCAGCGAGGAGCAGCAGCCCGGGTGGGAGTACCACGACCCGGCCACGGTCGACCCCGAGATCGGCCGGATGGACACCCTTCCCACCTTCCGCCGCACCCTCCACAATGCGGGTCTGGAGGACCAGGTGGTCGCGATGGTCGGCCGTTCACCGCAGATCGCCGCCTTCTGGCGCACGCCCCTCGGTCTCGTCTTCATCGACGGCGGCCACACGGACGAGCACGCCTCCGGCGACTACGAGGGCTGGGCGCCGCACGTCGCCGAGGGTGGCCTGCTCCTCATCCACGACGTGTTCCCCGACCCGGCCGACGAGTTCACCGGCCAGGCCCCCTACCGCGTCTACCTCCGGGCCCTGGAGTCCGGCGCGTTCACCGAGGTCTCGGCGACCGACTCACTGCGCGTCCTGCGGCGAACGGGAGCGGGGATCTGA